The genomic region CCAACAGGTCCACCTCGTGGCAGGACACCTCGAAGTCTTCGCTGAGCGATCGGTGCGATTCGTTCATCAGGGCGCCCATCTGCGGAAGGAATCGATTAGAATAAGGTATAGTTTGAACTTGAAGCAAAACTCAACttatttgaaattgatttcatAAATCAAGGTGGGTTTTtcaggaaaattaatttcatctttaaatgttttcaaaaggaTCCGAATTTATgcttgtttttactttaattaCTACAACGTTTGCGACTTGGCAGAGGCTTTCTAAGGGATACCACAACATCTACAATTTGCCTGCACCTATTCCGATTTTTTACgtcatttgtttcgtttgctctatgtttttttatgtatatttgttgtttactttttataatttttttctgttacttttgataaattttatgttaGTGTTTAGAAGACAAGATATTTATCCTTCTCTTTTGTGATGTTGATTGGGAACGTCCTACGATAATCACTGAAGTTAGCCAGTATTCTAATCTACACTTTGCCCAATAATTCTCTACTTTTATTATCAAACTTATGTAACTTCAAAGAAACGTGCTTCTCAACACATTTCTTAACCATCACTCCAATCCACTCTCAATTGATTTGCCGCCTTCTGGTACAAATCCATTTCAAGTGCCTCGTTaagttaaaacaacaaatgatCTCCCCACAGCCGATAGTTttcgaaggtgattcaaaaagGGGGGGCACATGTTGCGCAAATTTCAACTCTCCACCTCTAAGTACCTATTCAAACCGATCTCCACCGAATTTCGGCTCCATTTAGCTTCGTTTGTAATGAGTTAGTTTCACTTTCTGTTTTGCAACAGCTGCCGGAAAATATGTATAGCTTCTCGGTTGAGGGTAACTGCCGACACTTACCTTTGCAAAATCGTTAGCCTTCAGTGCCGCGGCCGCTTCCGTCGTACGCTGGATCTCCGTGATGACGTGCCGGGCCCGACGCACCAACAGCTCGCTGGCGTTCTGGAGCGCTGTGCATTTCACGTGTCAGGTGTCAGAAATGGCATCCGCATGGGGAGATTCGTGGGGATAATATAGAAATTATGGAGAAGGATTAGTTCTTTGAAAGGTGTGAAGGTGCCTTCTTGCGTTCAATTatctttaaaaaagttttatcaaatttcactgtcatattaaaaaataactctTATTGTTCCTCTAAGACCCCCTTTGGGGATTAATAGCAACAATTAAACTGTTTGGTAAAACCTCatttgatttaattgaattggATTAGATTAATATGGAAGCTTGTTCCCCGCAAAAGGTAAAGGCTTCTGGACTTAAAGCTGTTATCGATTACATTTCAAATACTCTAAAATGCAACCACGAACCAGATAACTCGCCGTTGGTCAAATCAAATGCCGGAAACATGCAGCTCTCCGTCTGATTGGAAGCTCCGCGGCTCGGAACAAGTTGAAACTCACCCTTCAGATGGTCAAGCGAGGCATCCCGGTAGCTGTCCAGACCCATCAGCTCGAGGGCCTGTTGGCACTGCTTCCTCCTCACCGGATACTCGCTCGAGGACAGCTCGTGCTTGACACCCGAGTTGCAGATCAACACCGCTAGATGGGGAGCCTCGAACGGAATGGGTTCGGTGGCGAGGTTTCTGAAATTAccggacaaaaaaaacattacaacGAGTGCCCTTACAACACGGAGGACGAGAGACCGACTCGGGAGGGTGGTTTGATGTCATATAAATCCTGGAATTAACACCCAAAACTAACCGACCGAGGCGTTTCAGAAGGAGAAGCACCGAAGCATTCCTACGGGAGCTCTTTTCCGAGGTAATAAAACCTCGGAACCAatatggtggaaaatggggggaaaaaaaacccaacccaaGAAAGCAAGTAAACGgacttgttttaaaaaataaacagcacCAACGATCGACCCAAGGGCGAATGAAATTGTTAATTTTACGGCTTTCATTAAATCTTCCGAATCGAGCGGTTCAGAAGCATCATCCATCTGGAAGCTGGGAAATTCCCGGGAAAGCAGCACCGGCAGCAGAAGCGGCCAGGAAGCGACGACGTAAGCGTCCGTAACAAGCCGGCTTTTCCGGAAGAGCTCACTCACTCTAAAGATTGTTGCATTTTACGATCCTTTCCTTCCCGACCGGATTGGAACGGAAAAGGAACCAACTCGGCTGTAGAACGATGAAGTATTCAACATacacatatgtgtgtgtgtgtgtgtaaacaCACATAACACTCGGAACAATTACAGAAGACTGTGAACCATTTCAAACCCCAGGCGAGGATTGAAGCCGAAGACCGTCCCAACAATGTCTCACGTCGAGTGGAACCGTTTTCTTCCTCAACGTGAAAGGGAAAGACCGTGTGCGAGGcaaggggagggagggaggaaatGTGCCAATGAAAGTGATGTGTCGGAATCGGTGAAGGCAACTCAATTCCTCCGATCCCATCAATCGTTGCATCCGAGCGAGGGCTCCGGTTTTGTTATCACGTCGGAGttaatctctctctctctttcgctagatcgaatcttcgaaagAATCGCTTTCCCGATTGGTCGGAAAATTTCTTTCAGATCCTACTGCGTTCCGGAGGGTGGTTATCGAGGGCGAGGATGCaggaaaaacaattgtttccgAGGGTTTCTTCTCTTTAACTCATATTAAGCAGCATGATGTGGTAAGTTTCTACaagtttccatttcgtttgagATGAGAGAACGATTTTCCAGCCTTTGTGCTTCAAGGTGTTCgtgtgaaattaatttaagtGACTTAAAATTTGCTGaactattattttatttcttaaataGATTTTAAAACCTCGCTTATTAATGTTTAACACGTTTGCTTTTAAATGCTATTTATCATTCTAAACTAATTATCTTATCAACCTTTCattcggtggaaaaaataaaccttagTGGTAGCTACCCTTTAAAAAGATATGTTGGATTCAAAtctaaattatttgaaattatcTTAGCTCGAAAGATGTAAATTCCACATTTTACAACTCATGGCaatgaagcaaaaatacaaacaaaatatacAATCTGAACTTTCCATCAAGTTTTCCAGATTCGAGTGAAATATGAAAGTAAATCAacttaatgaattttgatgaaaattgatGCATTACAAGAgttgaaaattcaaacacctttatgTTGTCTTTCATAGttcatttgaaataaattctttTAACAGAACCCTGTGTcacttttacattttgttcgtttctttGTCGTTGCGGCGAGTGTATAATTTGTGCAACCCATGGATTTGCAACTCGTGTCGATCAGGACGAAGTAATGCAACTCCTTTCAACTGCAAGTACACATTAATGCATTTCAATCCTTTCTGAGGAACATGtatcttcacacacacacacagaaacaagTGCCTGATATTGACTTCCGAAACCTCCGGAACAATCCGGTATCTTCCGGGTAGCATATTTGTGCAATCGCATGTTTCATATTTCCGCCTCTCTGTTGACATGTGTCCTTCCTCCTTTTATCCTTCCTCCTGCGTTACGTTTCACCCCGAAACCGGCAAATAGTTGGTTCCGCCGCGCTCCGATCGAATGTGGCAGATTGAAACACGCAAGCACTCGTCTGTAATTTTCGCACAACCCAACCGTCGGCTCAAGATTTCACCAAGGGAAACACCGGAAAATCGAGTTTCCGCTGCATTCAGCCCATTTCCGGCACGGGTGCAGCGAAGCGCAAGCctgcatgcatgcatgcacacacacacatacagcgaTACACTACTACTCAGGATACTGCGATCGGAAGGAAAAGCACCACGAAGAAAGGGTCCCCTGTGTGGTCGTAATTTTCCGGCGGACTCCTTTGACTTCGAGTCGTGCCCGACACTCGACACCTTTTTCCCCACCGCTGCCAGGGAGTTGCAGGCCGGAAGTAAGATAAGACCGATACGACAAATTGTAGCTTGACGTGTGTTCGATGCATTCTCCGCGAGTGTAGGAGAGCGGAGTGAGATTTTTTCAATGAATTGTGAGACAGATTCCGGTCACGAATGTACGTTTGAAAATGTCAGATTCATGAAAGTCCAACCGAATCATTACATGTAATGAAAGGCAAATCGATTACATAGAGCAACTGAAACTAAGGTTTTGTTGCAttagaaaacaattaaatataaattaatggAATAAAGAAACTAacgaagataaaataaaaaagctatAACAAAGAGCAGTAAGGAattaaaaaagtgaaataaaagagaaaaaagttgTCAATCATAACTgacataaaatataataaataaaatatcaattggaaaaattaaatcaaaaacaagctataggaaattggaaaaaagtttCTAACTCATTCTTCTTATCTCCTAAGTTAAGAGAACACCATCTAAAGCAACGCATTCGAACAGCAAGTTCGAAAGTAGATACTCCCGTATCTAAGCTACGGAATAATCCTCGAAAGCAGGACGATGCTCCTGTTTTGCTTCCTTCATCACAATATTGGAAGCAACAAGGACACGAGACCGATACAAAATGGAGTAGCAACCTTTCAGTAGCTCTTCGGCCGGCGACAACCCGAGCTGTGCTGAATTTTCCGGTTTAGTGGCACTCAACGAACCAAATTGTTCGAACCGGATCACATTCCTCCACCCACCCCCTATCCCCTCTGTTGGCCAATTCTCGGGTGGGTGTTATCCTGTTCTGAATTACTCCACGAGGCGCGAGGGAAAAGGGACGTGCGGTTCTTGGCGGAAGTTTACGGAAACGAAGGGGACATCTGACAATGGCCGGACACTTCCGCTGCACTTTacctccccccctctcccttcGCCAAGTGGTAGTAAGAGGTTTGGAAGGGAATGTTTTTCGGAAATTCTTGAACACCACCACGAATATATTAGCCAGGAATTAAGCCGTTGCCGGGGCTCGAGGGGATCCTGATGCAGGTTGCCGTGGTTTCGAGTGGCTCCCCAAGGTAAGCCCGATACGGGAACCACCCTTCAAGCCACTCCCCGGCAGCCGGATTAGAGACGGATAGCTGTCAGGATTCATTTGTGCACCTTAATTAAAGAGATATGCATCCGACAAAAGGAAGCTCGAGCCCGCTCCAGTCCGACCGTCCTTCCTTTGGCTAATTCGAATAACACCCCGGTGGCCTGAGTGGCTGGCTCCGAGCCGATGTTTGCACAAAGACACGTTCGCTCAATAGTTTACTCGCCCGCACCTCTCCCAACCGTGGAAGGATTAAAACGGCCCCCTCCTGTCACCGTACTCGGCGTACTCGGGTTCATGTCACGCTTCGGGATAATGCTTTGGAATCACAAAAATGGCTCGCCCTCCACACGTGTCGGCGTCGACAGCGGAGGCTCTCGACTGTTTCGAACTAAACGGATGCGCTCTCGCACGGAGGAAATGGCACGGTTCCGATTGCCATCTACCGCAGTTTGGCGAAGCGAAAAGAGCACCCGGTCGTACAATGCAACGACGCTAGGGGATCTGGGGACCGCTCCGCCACCAAAGCTGGCCACTTGCAGGGGAATTATGTTTGAAATCCAGGCACAAACAAATGATGGATGTGCAACACATCAGCTCGGATGAGATGTTTTTGATGCGGGATGCGAGGAAAGTGTTTCTCCTTCCCTTTACACGAGATGACTTCTTGTAGCTCCGGTGCATGTTAGAGTCACCTTAGTTATTGCACATCCGGGACTTAATCTTGCTGGCAAAACATATTGAACGTACAGGAAAATGTTCACTTCCAACGCTTGCttttatgcaaaacaaatattctatCATATAGCATGTCATtgtcaaaataaaatgcttttttttcactACATTCTGTtacaaaattgaataattatcGAAAGAATGAATTTGCAAATAGTTAGATGTACGCAGGTACATGACAAAATTTGTCTTTAAATACCATAGAATATCAAAAACAGAACTATTTACAAGAAATACCTCCGAATGCTATCATAAACATTGCTTTATGGATAGGTCAATACGATAATAATTGATCAATGTTccgttgaaaaaataaaagatgcaTTAAAGAACCTTTTTACGTTACCCCGGTAACTTTTGATAGCAATTATAATGGTTTGATgtttaaaaatgtgaagcattAGTTAAAAGTGTGCTTTAACGAActtcaaaagcaacaaaacctgaaacaaacaaaaaaattgtttgactttttaaatcaaaaaatGAAAGCGCATCTCCTTCAAAATAATCGGCAGTATTTGTTGgacgaataaattaaaaaatggcaGGTAACGTAGTTGGAGTACTAGTATGAACATTTatatatgttttcttagacaAAGCCTCTATTAACAACATTTTGAAGGAGATGTTTGTATTGAATCAGGATGCCTTATTTCCTTCAATACTGTTTGACCTCCCAAGCAAATCCaaagttaaaatatttttctgttttatggCTTCAAATCTACAAACTACTTGGTAGACGGTTTGTTAGTTGTTTTAGTTAAAGTGACACTTTTAAGTGTTAGTTTAGTACTTACCGACAATCAATGAGCAATGCGTGATCAGCTCGGCCTCCGATCGCGATCAATTGATCCATAATGCCACAGGGCATGTTGGCGAACGTGTGTTCCGCTCGTTGGCACAATTGTGCACCTTCTGCCGCACTGGAAAAACGGAATGGGATGGAAAGTTGTTCATTGCGGAGACAAAAATGTGATAAATCACTTACCTGCCGGCTCGGTGTCCGGTGAGTTGCTCGAGGAAGGTCAACGTGGCCACCTCGAGGGCGGCCGAGCTCGACAGTCCGCTACCGATGGGCACGTTCGTGTGGATGACCGCATTAAAGCCCGGAACTGGCCGCCGGAAGTGGAACATCACACCCTTGACGTAATTGAGCCATCTGATCGGGAGGGAAAACCAAGCGTTACTAACTCTCATATCCGTTCTATCGAACAGGTGCAAAATTAATTTGCtctaaatagtttttttttctcgttgccCGAAAGCTGAAAATAATACCCTTCAATTGAAAATGCGCGTGAAAATTGGTTTCGAACGGTATAAAAATGATTCATGATACTTGCCAATAGCGAACCAATAGAATCTATCGCACGAGAAAATGACCCTTCACGGAAGGATTGCTCGCGGGGCGTAAATAAATTCCCCAAAACCCGGGTCTCGGGAAGCCGGAAAAGCGGGGCGAAACACACCAAATTCAATCATTCTCTATTGTGCCCGCAgacccaaaacaaaaaggtcCGAAAAAAGACCCACCACCGGCTGgatttcaattacatttcGACGTGGAAATTAGCTTTGGTGTGTATTTTgccaccacctcctccacttcaATCGCGCTTTCGAAACCCTCCCTTACCACTAGCTTTCCTGGATAAACAATCGAACAGCAGGAGGGAGGGGAAAGCAGCCAAATATTGCCAAAATCCCCAAAATTCGATGGGCCCAAAGATGGGCGCGCGAAAAATGGGCTCATTTGTGaagcggaaaggaaaaaggcagGACAGAACTCGCACTCCAATTATAATGATTACGTTTGCAAAATGCCtctgtgtaggtgtgtgtgtgtgtgtgtgcgtgtttgtgtgtcgaaGCTACATGGCGAACCATTGATTACACAATCGTACCCTCGCGGGGCGCAGGGATGGGGGTACGATGAAGGATGAGGGCCCGTTGATGCCACAGGTTGAAGTTTGCTAATTATAAATGCAATTAACTCGAGCCACTCAAATTAGTTCAATCCGAATGATTTGCTGGCCGGAAAAAGCAGCTCAACACGGCCGAGGTGGGACGTTGCggtggggaaaaaagaaatgagcGGGAAAAACTGGTGCGGGATCACCGAGTAAAGCCACGCAAATTATGGCCAAAGCCCACCGGAAGTGTACTTGAAAAAACGTAATTAAATTGTGCCAGATATAATAACTGCTTCAAAGTGGTGCATAGTTGTGCGATATAGTTTTGCCATCCAGCTGATGAGATACTCCTGtagatttgtttactttcagtAGTTAAATTTGTAGTACGCTTATAATTGAATGTAATAAGTTGAGTTCAAATATGTACGTGTTATAATTCAGGACTAATGTGGAGCAGTGCTGAGATGATCTTGAATTGCATCCCAGTTGACAACTTTTTAATCTACAAAGTTGACACCACAATACATCGCAAATTGGTTCACTGGTTAACGAACGACGAAGTTCCCAATCCTTAATCCTTTATCTAATTCATATCCATGctagaatgttttaaataattcaatcaCTATACTGCTTTACTTTTTCTATCTCTTCATGAGCCTTCTCGATCCTTTGAAACTAAAGAACATTCCCAACACAATTTGAtacgcttgttttgtttgttaagtAAAAACATTATGTTCAATTTATGCAACCAGGTTTTCAACCAAAAGTGTTCAATTTGTGAATTTTCTGCATGGtgcatttttaaaacactgcCCGACGGGTTGTGTTAAAAacgattaaatgaatttgCATCTAGTTTAAACCCAAAACAATGCGTAAAAATTCGACAAAAACGAGTGACATTGCCTAAATTATGCTCCGGTGAGCCTCATCAATATTAACCGACTCTGCCACTATCGCGATCTatttgaatggaaaaaaggaaaaaaaggccgTGAACTACAACCGTgtccggtggaaaacggatTCCAAACGACGCGATAATCAATCAGGATCACATAGAACgcgagggggaggaaaaaaaaacccctgaaACCTTGGGGGTGCTTAAAATATTTATCTGATTTCGCATCGGGATCCACATTAGCAATGTATCAACCAACTTAATCACAGATAATCGCTTCGTGCCATCGCGTGTCCCTCGATGGGGAGGACGCCACTGCTGCGCTAATAATCCACTTACGATCATCGGCGCGCGATCGAATATTACCACCGGTTCGCCGTTCGCACCGGGCATTTTCCAGCGGGCCACTTTTCCCGGGTGAAATAATTCCCGGTTAATTTGACAACAGAATCCGGAACCGATCCGGCGAATGCGCTGACCGGTCCCCCTCCGGTTGGCCTCGGCAGCTGTTTGTAGCGTGTATAATCTCTTCTGCACGCGACACCGATGGTGTCAGTGtgtacttgtgtgtgtgtg from Anopheles coustani chromosome 3, idAnoCousDA_361_x.2, whole genome shotgun sequence harbors:
- the LOC131269251 gene encoding galactokinase-like, with the protein product MLSRVISFDEVVKTSIETFRNTFGTDPDLATCAPGRVNLIGDHVDYNDGFVLPMALQFGTVIVGKRNGSESTCDVVTCSEGIQEGSKRGQFDSGSIGKGSPKWLNYVKGVMFHFRRPVPGFNAVIHTNVPIGSGLSSSAALEVATLTFLEQLTGHRAGSAAEGAQLCQRAEHTFANMPCGIMDQLIAIGGRADHALLIDCRNLATEPIPFEAPHLAVLICNSGVKHELSSSEYPVRRKQCQQALELMGLDSYRDASLDHLKALQNASELLVRRARHVITEIQRTTEAAAALKANDFAKMGALMNESHRSLSEDFEVSCHEVDLLVEATLQAPGVIGSRMTGGGFGGCTVTLIERQALADAVKHVDTIYSRKTGGKFRAKFYLAQPGNGAHKLDLSKYLG